Proteins encoded in a region of the Zea mays cultivar B73 chromosome 2, Zm-B73-REFERENCE-NAM-5.0, whole genome shotgun sequence genome:
- the LOC103649158 gene encoding SEC1 family transport protein SLY1-like — translation MQSCIKPSGAYLDLRTSDACLSQQTVFLLCFRSDGRFLLAAIRYSDSVCDLFSLAQPRAYVALNDPAAADADITALVDAVALGLFCIVATLGVVPVISCARGGPAEMVAGALDARLRDHLLAKPNLFTEAASAAVTSFQRPVLCLFDRNFELSVGVQHDWSYRPLVHDVLGLKKNKLKLPAEKYELDDSDKFWVANNWSSFPKVAEEIEAQLAKYKQDVDEVNQHTGGGKVGVEFDGTDLLGNTKHLMNAVNSLPELTERKNMIDKHTNIATSLLGHIKERSLDGYCSCENDMLVSGTVDRNTLLSLIRGKGTKEDKLRLAVTYLLSFATPPSSELEQVEAALRESEVDMSAF, via the exons ATGCAG AGCTGCATTAAACCAAGTGGTGCTTATCTGGATTTGAGGACCTCTGATGCTTGTTTATCTCAA CAAACTGTATTTCTTCTCTGTTTCAGGAGTGATGGTCGGTTCCTGTTGGCGGCTATCAGATATTCAGATAGTGTATGTGACCTCTTTTCGCTAGCGCAACCCCGGGCCTACGTCGCACTCAACGACCCCGCCGCTGCCGACGCCGACATCACTGCCCTCGTCGACGCCGTCGCGCTGGGCCTCTTCTGCATAGTCGCCACGCTCGGTGTTGTGCCTGTCATCAGTTGTGCGCGCGGCGGGCCAGCGGAGATGGTGGCCGGCGCCCTCGACGCCCGGCTCCGCGATCACCTACTCGCCAAGCCCAACCTCTTCACGGAGGCTGCATCTGCCGCTGTCACGTCATTCCAGCGCCCTGTGTTGTGCCTCTTCGACAGGAATTTTGAGCTGTCTGTAGGGGTGCAGCACGACTGGAGCTACCGCCCATTGGTGCACGACGTGCTTGGCTTGAAGAAGAACAAGCTGAAGTTGCCGGCAGAGAAGTACGAATTGGATGACTCTGACAAATTCTGGGTGGCAAACAACTGGTCTTCATTCCCCAAAGTTGCTGAGGAAATCGAAGCGCAGCTTGCCAAGTACAAGCAGGATGTGGATGAGGTGAACCAGCATACTGGTGGTGGCAAGGTTGGGGTTGAGTTTGATGGTACTGATCTACTTGGCAACACTAAGCATCTCATGAATGCGGTGAACTCACTACCAGAACTGACAGAGCGGAAGAATATGATTGATAAGCACACCAATATTGCAACATCTTTGCTTGGGCATATCAAGGAGAGGTCTCTGGATGGATACTGCAGCTGTGAAAATGATATGCTTGTGAGTGGCACTGTCGACCGGAATACACTGCTGAGTCTCATCAGAGGGAAGGGTACCAAGGAAGATAAGCTTCGGCTAGCTGTGACCTACCTGCTGTCCTTTGCGACACCACCATCATCTGAGCTGGAGCAGGTTGAGGCCGCTCTGCGGGAATCAGAAGTTGACATGTCTGCATTTTAG
- the LOC118476255 gene encoding ATP-dependent DNA helicase PIF1-like: protein MTKKQVVEALDNSMRDIMGRPELPFGGKTIVFGGDFRQVLPVVRKGSRAQVVASSLRMSYLWESMSHLKLVSNMRAKNDPWFAEYLLRVGGGTEVTNSDGDIRLPDEVCVPYSGSDNDLDNLIDFVFPNLNENMSDSTYITSRAILSTRNDWVDMINAKMIDRFQGEHMVYHSFDSAMDDPHNYYPPEFLNTLTPNGLPPHVLKLKIGCPVILLRNIDPANGLCNGTRLVVRGFQRNSIDAEIVLGQYAGKRIFLPRIPLCPSDDEMFPFQFKRKQFPIRLSFAMTVNKAQGQTIPNVGVYLPEPVFSHGQLYVALSRATARSNIMILAIPAVGGKKRSRKGVRKNPTVDCGTYTKNIVYKEVLTN, encoded by the coding sequence ATGACCAAGAAACAAGTCGTGGAGGCACTTGACAATAGCATGCGCGATATAATGGGTCGGCCCGAACTACCATTCGGTGGTAAAACCATTGTCTTCGGTGGGGATTTCAGACAAGTCTTGCCTGTTGTTCGTAAAGGGTCAAGGGCTCAAGTGGTCGCTTCTTCGCTACGGATGTCTTACCTATGGGAGTCTATGTCCCACTTAAAGCTTGTTAGCAATATGAGGGCAAAAAACGACCCTTGGTTTGCGGAGTATTTGCTGCGCGTAGGTGGTGGAACTGAGGTCACAAATAGTGATGGCGACATCCGTCTTCCTGACGAGGTATGCGTGCCTTATAGTGGGAGTGACAATGATCTTGACAATCTAATAGACTTCGTTTTCCCAAATCTCAACGAAAATATGTCAGATTCCACCTACATTACTTCAAGGGCGATACTGTCAACGCGGAACGactgggtggatatgataaatgCTAAGATGATCGATCGTTTTCAAGGGGAGCATATGGTGTACCATAGTTTCGATAGCGCCATGGATGATCCCCATAACTACTACCCACCTGAGTTCCTAAACACGCTGACACCTAATGGGCTGCCCCCGCATGTTTTGAAGCTCAAGATTGGGTGCCCTGTTATATTGCTTCGGAATATAGACCCTGCGaatggactttgcaatggcacCAGGCTGGTGGTTCGTGGTTTCCAAAGAAATAGCATTGACGCAGAAATTGTACTAGGTCAGTACGCTGGAAAACGGATTTTCCTGCCCCGTATACCTCTATGTCCCTCCGATGAcgagatgttccctttccagttcaaaagaaagcaattTCCTATACGGCTTAGTTTTGCAATGACAGTTAACAAAGCACAGGGTCAGACTATTCCCAATGTTGGCGTGTACTTGCCcgaaccagtgttctctcatggccaACTATATGTTGCTCTATCTAGAGCGACAGCCCGCTCGAACATAATGATCCTTGCCATCCCAGCCGTCGGTGGGAAGAAGAGGTCGAGGAAGGGTGTAAGAAAGAATCCCACAGTAGATTGTGGGACATATACCAAGAACATCGTCTACAAGGAGGTTCTAACAAACTAG
- the LOC100217048 gene encoding uncharacterized LOC100217048, which translates to MEFDLLNYYSPEEAQLELMNTMLQLEQLTALDGHRQSAMAPASPPISPMQTHHAGPHSFSPLPHTSTTTTTTATATGYPKKQHAPPRAVYGAATSSGLEHHHLQLQDGGALQAGPSSAAAASADAMREAIFRIAALQPVEDQTTTGPEPEAAVRRAPKRRNVRVSKDPQSVAARLRRERISERIRALQRLVPGGTKMDTASMLDEAIQYVKFLKSQLQSLQRAAASRHAPWQYALLPHADML; encoded by the coding sequence ATGGAGTTCGACCTGCTGAATTATTACAGCCCGGAAGAAGCGCAGCTTGAGCTGATGAACACGATGCTCCAGCTGGAGCAGCTCACCGCGCTCGACGGCCATCGTCAGTCGGCGATGGCACCTGCCTCGCCGCCGATATCCCCGATGCAGACCCACCATGCAGGTCCCCACAGCTTCTCGCCTCTGCCACACACGtcgacgaccacgaccacgaccgcCACCGCCACCGGGTACCCAAAGAAGCAGCACGCACCGCCACGGGCCGTGTACGGCGCCGCCACTTCCAGCGGCCTCGAGCACCACCACCTCCAGCTCCAGGACGGGGGCGCGCTGCAGGCCGGGccgtcgtcggcggcggcggcgtcggcgGACGCGATGCGGGAGGCGATCTTCCGCATCGCCGCGCTGCAGCCGGTGGAGGATCAGACGACTACGGGCCCGGAGCCGGAGGCGGCGGTGCGGCGGGCCCCGAAGCGGCGCAACGTGCGCGTGTCCAAGGACCCGCAGAGCGTGGCGGCGCGGCTGCGGCGGGAGCGCATCAGCGAGCGCATCCGCGCCCTGCAGCGCCTCGTCCCGGGCGGCACCAAGATGGAcacggcctccatgctggacgaggccatCCAGTACGTCAAGTTCCTCAAGTCCCAGCTGCAGTCCCTGCAGCGCGCCGCCGCCTCCCGCCACGCGCCGTGGCAGTACGCGCTCCTTCCCCACGCCGACATGCTGTGA